In Salvia miltiorrhiza cultivar Shanhuang (shh) chromosome 4, IMPLAD_Smil_shh, whole genome shotgun sequence, the DNA window GGACTTCTTCTTCAGTTTACCTCATGAAGCTCGCCAACAACTGGTAATGCGAGAAGCTAAGTAGGTGATCCACATTTTAACGAAGCAACGATTTACTTTTGTCGTGCAAGCCTTTCCCTCTTCTTATGCTTTTTCACATAATGATATTAATGCTTTTTATTTTGGTTTTGACAATGTCAGCTGTATCTGCAGATGAATGAAACATAAAAACTGGAAAAAAGTGCAATCTTGCTATCTATTTTACTTTGAAAACTATCTTTTTGTGAAATTACTGTTATTTTGTGAGTTTCACTTTCTTTTACCCAAATGTTTCAGTTGAACCAAAAACTGAAGTTTAATTACATGTTTGAAATGGGCCTgtctttttgttttaatttgtttaatttcttgatATTTGGTTGAACTACAACTTAAAATAtaggtatttatttatttatatatgattCAAGAGCATTGTAGGACTTTAGCTTAAAATGGGATCATCCAAATACATTGAATTTGAAGATATGTGGTTTACggttgtttattttttatttcttttagacAATGATTTGTGGTTGCTAATCTTTCCTTACAAGTGAAAAATGGTGtacaaatataaaaatcattGTTCAAATGTTAAAAAAACAAACTACGAAGAAAAAAAAGGTGAAAAATCATTCTGATCATTGTTTCAAAGGTGAATATACTACTACCCCCgtataataagaaaatacatcacattttttattttcgtttgtttCACAAGAAAGTATCACTTCTAATTTGGGTCATGACCTCACTTTATCTTTTTAACCACAATCAATTCAACACACAATCACCCATTTCCACTCAACACATTATTAACctacattttcttaaaatttgggTCATCTCATGTGATACTTTCTTATGGGAcggagaaaatataattttttttaacaattattcatatactataattttattttatttttgatatcaatttttctaattttatttatatttgatagtgtttaatgcaattaaggagaaataaataatattgattcatttttaaaaaaattaattttaaaagtcgtaaaaaaataaatatagaatgtATAAATAATGGcgatttaaagttttaaaactTTTTTTCTCATTTGTTTCCACTCTCTTTAATACTACATCCGTCCCGTAAGACTGTATCATATATGagatgacacgggttttaagaaaaagttggtAATTAATGTATTGAGTAAAAATGAATGGTCGTGATTAAATTGATTATGagtgtaaacacaaattttattgtattcaatttaatgaaatacaaaaaatgtgtacaaatccaaaatatatggattgagATGAATTTGTTGCGGGTTGCGAATCTCCACTTGATCCTCTGATTATCCTCTTCAAATGTTACttgaaatctttggagggaagtacgccttcttgatctccttgaatttgatttgatgacttgaacttgaatttgaatttgatatgtTTCTTAaaatctttggagggaagttcgccttcttgatctccttggatttgatttgatggcttgaacttgaatttgtatttgatgacgtcaaTCCAGAGGACTTCCACTTTATTTCTGAATTAAACGTTGACTTTGATGAAGAACatgttgacttccttgtagAACGCCTTGAACCTTGAGCTTTGAGCTTTATAACGTTGATGCAGAGGGCCTACGCCTTATTTCTGGATCGAGCGTTGGATTTGATTTAAGCTTTTGGGTTGCTTCCACAAAGAAtgccttgattgttggagatgacttcgttgtagtgaattactccttcaatgcatgagctctcaaatgatttgtgtgtgtttagAACTGATATAAGGacccctatttatagttgtaggaagAGTCAAGCTTTGGGCCAGAGCCCACATGATTATGGGCTTAGGGCTGACGTGTCACGATCTTATTGGCTCTTgaatattgatatatatcaatattagatttgacttgctgccaaagaaattgatctctatctttgaaatatggtaagatctttattaataatatatcatatttaatcttggatttcataagattccaaaataaacaaagatataaaattaaaatattcttttataTCCTATAAATTTTGTGTGCCTACAATGGGGTTATGTAAAAATGATTGATTGGGGTTAAAAGGAGAAAGTGATGCAATGTCCCAAAATAGAAGTGATACGCTCTTATAGGAcagacaaaaatgaaaaatgtgtctcacgggatggagggagtattttttttctccttaATGACATGTACTttactttctttcttttttttcattatattatttttacatctttgtgtgtttgtgtgtatataattacatacatatatatatatacatatataaaataagtagatatcatattttttaattataatagtttagAATGTAATAACtcctttttaaaaaataaatgttttgtattaattttaatacctttgtagatgaataattatatatatatatatatatatattaaaaatataatttcaaaatgactttttatttatgtttgtgtatgaaaatatttatttatttatttattatgacccataatatacaataataatgtgtaattcTAATTCTTgttatcaaaaaatttaaaattatttaataaatttaataattatttcaaattttattgagtaattgatataaattattttattttatttttaaaatatattttgtatttacttatatttcaattctatttaatatttatttttatttatttaaatatattatttaattttaatgctCGCTCTCGAACCAACTTATACTAGGtatattaactttttttttttaaaagttattCTTGTGCCCTCAAATATTGAGAATTTGAGATTTTGCTTGAAGAAAAGAATAACAATGACAGACCCCATTCCCACAAGTTTTACACGTGAGGCACCTAATAGCGTGGTTTTCACgctgaaataataaataaagaattcCTTTGCCCTTTTTGACTTTTCTTCCAGAAACCAATAATAAATTACTCAAAaccttttcttattttcttaatagTACCCCATTTCCAGCCCACCAGATTAAAATCTAATCTGGGCCGTCCATTTTCTCCGGCAGAATCATCCAATACAAAATTaagcaaaaaagaaaacgaaaaaTCAAacgtctctctctcactctccttTTATTAAATGCCTCGCGGACTACTCTAAAGATTACGCCCAAGTCTCTCgtttattttcttcttctcaGAGAAAAGGAGGAATTTTAGGGTTCAGATAACTCTTGGAGCAGAATGTCTGGCGGAATTGCGCGCGGGCGGCTGACGGAGGAGCGAAAGTCATGGCGGAAGAATCATCCACATGTTCGATAAAAAAATTTGCTGTctattttcttttagttttaaTCGCTGTTTGTGTTCATTGTTTATGAAGTGATTTGAGTATGAATGTATTGTTGCTTTTGGTTTTAGGGTTTTGTGGCTAAGCCGGAGACTCTGCCTGATGGTACAGTGAATTTGATGGTGTGGCACTGCACGATCCCTGGTAAGGCCGGGGTAAGTATATCAATCAACTATTTTTGTTCATTCATTGTTGTATTGACTTGAAAAAATATTGTCGATTGTGGCCGGCATTTTTTACGTGTGTGATGGAGTTAGAGCTCCTGAATTGGGGTCGAAGAATGTTGATTTTAGGAGTTGAATCTTACGAATTAGGATCCATGTGCGCAAGTTGTTCATCGGTTCATTGATAAGTTGCTTGCACTTGTTAGCTGTTCAAAGGGAAATATATTGTGGATTGAGTGTCTTTGTTACTGGGTAAAATGGTCCTCTTTTTATCAGCTTGCTCATCTTTGTGGGAGTTATTTTTAGAAGTGTGTTCAATAAAAATTAGTCACCTTATAACAGTTTTCCCTGGAAGACAAGAAAATGAGGGAAGGAAAGAGAGAAACACACAATTTGTAGTGGTTTGATTTTTTTCACTTGCTTAGCTTGATATTTGTTCTAACTAAAACATATGCTTGTTTTGTATTGTGATGGTATTCTTAGCTATCAATATAACCACCAAAAAACCTCAATATATTTTACTCTTACGTGTTCTAATATTCCTTTTAATATGTGCTTCAATGGCTCTTGATGGAGATCCAAGTCTTTCTGAATTTGGCTGACAGAATGTTATATGTAATGCATAAGTTCCCAGTTTAGGCTAGCTGCAATGTTTTTCCAAGTTTCGAATATGACGATTTTTATTGTAGTtcttttcaaaatcaaattatatttgtttCACAAACTTTAAATGAAAATTCCAATTTCTTTAATTGTTCCAATAAATGTAGTTGCATAAACATAATGTTTGTTCTCAAGCAATCATCTTTATTTGTCATTTCATTTCAAATTGTTTGCAACCTACCATTACTATCTAAATCTACTTGGGTGCCTTTCAAAGCAAACCAAGTTAACAGAATGCAGAACCTCTATAAATCATcctaataatttttatatattcaaATGGGGCTACCACTATCAATATCatttaattaatctattaatatTTTCCTACACCACTCTAGTTGAACCCAAGATCAAGATATTCAGTATGATCCTATTGTGTcttattaaattaaatgttcATAGTGCATCCCACCACTATGTTTACAGAATTCAGAGTGGTAATGTCATTTTGAATATAAAGTTTCAATGTGATAATATACTTGGATGATGTGAAGTTGATCGGTCCAAGTGGAATGATACTGTTTGATTGTTAtgaatattaattagattacaTTCTAAATATTAGAAAGTGGAACTATTTAGCGAATACTTAGTTTGAAAGTAACATGTAACAACTCGTTAAGATGGTTTGTATGTATTCAATCCTATTGGAATGATGTAAGTTGGGCATAAGTCTATAGAAGGATGGTAAGATATATTGGCCCTTTACCAATGAGATTATATCAAATAAAACACAAGTTGTGTTCCTGGGATAGTGAAAAATGGAAAATGAgtgtaagaaataaaaaataaacatcccctatattttttgttatgtagtactccctccatcccaaacgaaatgtcttgttttcctttttgggctgtcccaaacgaaatgtcctgttcccttttttggcaatacactctctctctatacttaatatttaaataatttccaccaacccactttatctacttcatacacatttcttaatctccgtgccgaaaagaaatgagacatttcgtttggaacggagggagtaatatattttcaaaataagGCCCAGATTGGGGTTGTGATAAATTGATAATAGTGGGTGTCCATGAAGGAGTGAGTAATGAAGACATGATAAAATTTGGAGCTTATAACTAAGAGATCTTTCCCGATTTTGTGTTGAATCTTTGATTCAAGAAACAAAACGTGGTGGCTTCATTGTTATAGTATTTGGTGTCCTTCAAAAGATAAAATGTGTGTGGCTTTAATATTTCCttaattataacaaaaaatCATTGTTAGCATGACTCATTACTGTCGTAGAAGATATGCATTTCAAGTTCCCCAGTTCCAAACTAATACAGAATCCAAAATGATCGAACATCTGCAGTATCAATACATCTTGTATGGTACATCAATCTGTTTTTCAAACAATACATCGTAACTCATCTCATCCACATTTATCAATCATACTATCACATATCTCGACAGACTCCTCAGAATGCCCTAGGTGAACCAATATTGCTGTTATTTCTCCACCTGTTGTCTTAATTGTATTTTACTGCTTTTCTCTGTTTGCGAGTCACCACTTATGACTGTAGACTTGTCTAGAATTTGGGTATGTGGAAGATTAGTTGCCACAAAGCTCCTTTTCATTTATTACCAGCTTTTGTTCTAGCTTGGATCTGTTGGGATTCCTGCCAAATTTAATAGTTTTGTTATAACTTTAGTAGATTGGAGATCTGATGGAATGCACTTCAAATTTGATAATGGCTTCAGTTTGGATTTTGTCAGTTCTTGTTGTTTTCTCTTTTGTTTTATTAAATGGGCCTGAGTTGATTTTCCAATTGCTGCATCCTTTTGCTTGATGTATGACATTGTTTCTAAGTCAGCTAGCTCTTGAACTTACCCTTAGGAACAGATGGACCAATTATACTAAAATTATGGCTGTggtgtttatttaattttttcatatcTTACTTGAGTTTGGTTGGCACATATATTTGATCGTGGGTACCTTGCAGACTGACTGGGAGGGTGGTTATTATCCACTCACGATGCACTTTAGTGAAGATTACCCGAGCAAGCCACCGAAGTGTAAATTTCCACAAGGCTTTTTCCATCCTAATGTGTACCCATCTGGAACTGTTTGCCTCTCAATCCTCAATGAAGATAGTGTGAGTGCTCTAGCTGCCTCTTCTATAACCATTATCTTACTGCTCAGCTAATTGTCATGATGCtcattgttatttttcattctATTTCAAATATCATTAGGGGTGGCGGCCAGCCATCACAGTGAAGCAAATTTTGGTTGGGATCCAAGATTTGTTGGATCAGCCTAATCCATCTGATCCAGCTCAAACTGAGGGGTACCATATGTTCATCCAGGTAATAGAATTTTTTGTGATTCTGAAATTGTTATCGTGTTCTTTCCAGAGATTCATTTTCCCCCTTGATATTTTTCCTGTATTTTATGTGCCTACAAATTCATTTGACATGGATTCATATTCTTATTAGCCCTACAAATTCTAGACATTCAATAGGTTAACTTGTGCCGAACTTTTGTAAATCCTGCAGGATGCGGTTGAATACAAGAAAAGGGTTCGGCAACAGGCAAAGCAGTATCCTCCTCTTGTCTGAATATATCTTTGTGCCGATTATTCCTTAGTTTTGATGCAAACGTTGTTGCTGGAAATTGTATTAATCGAACAGAAGATTATCGCGTACCACAGTGATTGGCAAGGCAATGTTGCTTGTTGGTACGGTATGTGTGGATGTGCTTCTAGTTACTGAACCTGCATAACGCATTAGAAACCTTTTGATTTGTATTTAGATTGATGTCGAATGCTGTATTATAAGATCGCTTTTACTTTATTCAACTCTGAGATATGCGTATTAGCTTCACTTCAGTTATTCAAGTATACTAGTGTGGCACCCGGTTATGAATCACAAATTTTTATTAGAAATATTTCCTTGGTCTTGTAAAAATGTCCTAGGAGAGAGTGGTATGAGTTTCAGTAGAAGTGGTTAAGTATGTTATTAGTTGAGAAAGGGTCCCATCATAAATgtagtgttaataataataaataattgtatTGTGGATGAAAAGAGGGTTCCCCATTAGTAGAATAGgtaaataaattaatgcataGAGGGTAATCTATGGTGGGGTAGTGTCCATAAA includes these proteins:
- the LOC131021480 gene encoding SUMO-conjugating enzyme SCE1 isoform X2, producing MSGGIARGRLTEERKSWRKNHPHGFVAKPETLPDGTVNLMVWHCTIPGKAGTDWEGGYYPLTMHFSEDYPSKPPKCKFPQGFFHPNVYPSGTVCLSILNEDSGWRPAITVKQILVGIQDLLDQPNPSDPAQTEGYHMFIQDAVEYKKRVRQQAKQYPPLV
- the LOC131021480 gene encoding SUMO-conjugating enzyme SCE1 isoform X1, yielding MSGGIARGRLTEERKSWRKNHPHGFVAKPETLPDGTVNLMVWHCTIPGKAGTDWEGGYYPLTMHFSEDYPSKPPKCKFPQGFFHPNVYPSGTVCLSILNEDSGWRPAITVKQILVGIQDLLDQPNPSDPAQTEGYHMFIQVIEFFVILKLLSCSFQRFIFPLDIFPVFYVPTNSFDMDSYSY